The following proteins are co-located in the Diaphorobacter sp. HDW4B genome:
- the dbpA gene encoding ATP-dependent RNA helicase DbpA: MNSSSAPSASPNSFDKLALSPAALANLQRLGYVEMTAIQVESLPPALEGKDVIAQAKTGSGKTAAFALALLAKMDARDFSVQALVLCPTRELADQVTTEIRRLARAEDNVKVVTLAGGVPLRGQTTSLERGAHVVVGTPGRVIDHLERGNLNLDALTTLVLDEADRMLDMGFVDDISKVAKFCPAQRQTLLFSATYPDEIAKLAARFMRNPVTVKVAAQHSNDQIEQRWYEVSADQRLPSVARLLEHFRPESSLAFCNTKARCRALAELLQAQGYSALELHGDLEQRDRDQVLVRFVNGSCSVLVATDVAARGLDVTNLAAVINVDVTPDPEVHVHRIGRTGRAGQSGLALSLATMDEMGSVGRIEQLQGSASVWYPLSELTPTAGEHLMPTKATVHIQASRKDKIRPGDVLGALTADLGYTREQIGKIDINDFATYVAVDRNIARDVVAGLNNGRIKGRTVKARLLKD, translated from the coding sequence ATGAATTCTTCCTCGGCTCCCTCGGCTTCCCCCAATTCCTTCGACAAACTCGCTCTTTCCCCCGCAGCGCTCGCCAATCTGCAGCGCCTCGGCTATGTGGAAATGACGGCCATTCAGGTCGAGAGTCTCCCTCCCGCGTTGGAGGGCAAGGATGTGATTGCGCAGGCCAAGACCGGCAGCGGCAAGACGGCGGCGTTTGCCCTGGCCTTGCTCGCCAAGATGGATGCGCGTGATTTTTCCGTTCAAGCATTGGTGCTGTGCCCCACGCGCGAGTTGGCCGATCAGGTGACTACCGAGATTCGCCGTTTGGCGCGCGCGGAAGACAACGTCAAGGTGGTGACGCTCGCGGGCGGCGTGCCGTTGCGTGGTCAGACCACCAGCCTGGAGCGCGGTGCCCATGTGGTGGTGGGCACGCCCGGTCGCGTGATCGACCATCTGGAGCGCGGCAATCTGAACCTGGATGCGTTGACCACCTTGGTCCTCGACGAAGCGGATCGCATGCTCGACATGGGTTTTGTGGACGACATCTCCAAGGTAGCGAAATTTTGCCCCGCGCAGCGCCAGACCTTGCTGTTTTCGGCGACCTATCCGGATGAAATCGCCAAGCTGGCGGCGCGCTTCATGCGCAATCCGGTCACCGTGAAGGTGGCTGCGCAGCACAGCAATGACCAGATCGAGCAGCGTTGGTACGAGGTGAGCGCAGATCAGCGCTTGCCTTCGGTGGCACGTCTGCTGGAGCATTTCCGTCCCGAAAGCAGCTTGGCTTTCTGCAACACCAAAGCGCGTTGCCGTGCGCTGGCCGAGCTGTTGCAAGCGCAGGGCTACAGCGCGCTGGAGCTGCACGGCGATCTGGAGCAGCGCGATCGTGATCAGGTGCTGGTGCGTTTCGTCAATGGCAGTTGCTCCGTGCTGGTGGCGACCGATGTGGCCGCGCGCGGGTTGGATGTGACGAATCTGGCCGCCGTCATCAACGTGGATGTCACGCCCGATCCCGAAGTGCACGTGCACCGCATCGGCCGCACGGGCCGCGCGGGTCAGAGCGGTCTGGCGCTGAGCCTGGCGACGATGGACGAAATGGGTTCGGTCGGGCGAATCGAGCAACTGCAGGGCAGCGCGTCGGTCTGGTATCCACTGTCCGAACTCACGCCCACTGCGGGCGAGCATCTGATGCCAACCAAGGCGACCGTGCACATTCAGGCCAGCCGCAAGGACAAGATTCGCCCCGGCGACGTGCTGGGCGCGCTGACGGCGGACCTGGGCTACACCCGCGAACAGATCGGCAAGATCGACATCAACGACTTTGCGACGTATGTGGCAGTGGACCGCAACATCGCGCGCGATGTGGTGGCCGGCTTGAACAACGGGCGAATCAAAGGTCGCACGGTCAAGGCGCGGTTGTTGAAGGATTGA
- a CDS encoding IS481 family transposase, which produces MLISLHKNATTTPAIRLALQQSSASDHELAQQYGIGLGTVRKWRHRTSVQDESHTAHHLQTTLNAAQEELVIYLRSQLLLPLDDLLAVVHEFIEPAMSRSALDRLLRRRGHSRLPTAVRAEHESKPFKAYEPGYVHIDVKYLPQMQDENKRRYVFVAIDRATRWVFIQIKQYKTAAAAHAFLATLKKAACFKIRTILTDNGKEFSDRLFGKHEKQPSGDHEFDLLCKELGIEHRLTRPRTPRTNGMVERFNGRLSQVLRTHHFNSAEDLEKTLHRFVWLYNQQIPQKALRHETPVQALKRWQASHPKLFEKNVRNHPGPDS; this is translated from the coding sequence ATGCTGATCTCATTGCACAAGAACGCAACCACCACGCCAGCGATTCGCCTGGCGCTGCAGCAATCGAGTGCGTCCGACCACGAGCTTGCGCAGCAATATGGCATTGGACTTGGTACGGTGCGCAAGTGGCGCCATCGCACAAGCGTGCAGGATGAAAGCCATACCGCTCATCACCTGCAGACAACGCTCAACGCAGCGCAGGAAGAGCTGGTGATCTATCTGCGATCTCAACTGCTGCTGCCTCTGGATGATTTGCTGGCAGTCGTTCACGAATTCATTGAACCTGCGATGAGCCGCTCGGCGCTGGATCGATTGCTGCGTCGCCGAGGACATTCGCGCTTACCCACGGCCGTTCGAGCCGAGCACGAAAGCAAACCGTTCAAAGCCTATGAGCCGGGCTATGTGCACATTGATGTGAAGTACCTGCCCCAGATGCAGGATGAGAACAAGCGCCGATATGTCTTTGTTGCCATTGACCGAGCTACGCGTTGGGTGTTCATCCAGATCAAGCAATACAAGACGGCAGCGGCTGCGCACGCGTTTTTGGCGACCCTGAAGAAAGCTGCTTGCTTCAAGATTCGCACGATCCTCACAGATAACGGCAAAGAGTTCTCGGATCGTCTGTTTGGCAAGCACGAGAAGCAACCAAGCGGTGATCACGAGTTTGATTTACTGTGCAAGGAACTCGGTATAGAGCACCGACTCACACGGCCCAGAACGCCACGTACCAACGGAATGGTGGAGCGCTTCAACGGAAGGCTCAGCCAAGTGCTGCGCACGCATCACTTCAACAGTGCAGAGGATCTAGAGAAGACGCTTCATCGCTTTGTGTGGCTGTACAACCAGCAGATTCCACAGAAAGCTCTGCGGCATGAAACGCCCGTTCAGGCCCTCAAGCGATGGCAGGCGTCACATCCAAAATTGTTTGAAAAGAACGTGCGCAATCATCCGGGACCTGACAGTTAG
- a CDS encoding IS481 family transposase, which yields MLISLHKNATTTPAIRLALQQSSASDHELAQQYGIGLGTVRKWRHRTSVQDESHTAHHLQTTLNAAQEELVIYLRSQLLLPLDDLLAVVHEFIEPAMSRSALDRLLRRRGHSRLPTAVRAEHESKPFKAYEPGYVHIDVKYLPQMQDENKRRYVFVAIDRATRWVFIQIKQYKTAAAAHAFLATLKKAACFKIRTILTDNGKEFSDRLFGKHEKQPSGDHEFDLLCKELGIEHRLTRPRTPRTNGMVERFNGRLSQVLRTHHFNSAEDLEKTLHRFVWLYNQQIPQKALRHETPVQALKRWQASHPKLFEKNVRNHPGPDKYVIY from the coding sequence ATGCTGATCTCATTGCACAAGAACGCAACCACCACGCCAGCGATTCGCCTGGCGCTGCAGCAATCGAGTGCGTCCGACCACGAGCTTGCGCAGCAATATGGCATTGGACTTGGTACGGTGCGCAAGTGGCGCCATCGCACAAGCGTGCAGGATGAAAGCCATACCGCTCATCACCTGCAGACAACGCTCAACGCAGCGCAGGAAGAGCTGGTGATCTATCTGCGATCTCAACTGCTGCTGCCTCTGGATGATTTGCTGGCAGTCGTTCACGAATTCATTGAACCTGCGATGAGCCGCTCGGCGCTGGATCGATTGCTGCGTCGCCGAGGACATTCGCGCTTACCCACGGCCGTTCGAGCCGAGCACGAAAGCAAACCGTTCAAAGCCTATGAGCCGGGCTATGTGCACATTGATGTGAAGTACCTGCCCCAGATGCAGGATGAGAACAAGCGCCGATATGTCTTTGTTGCCATTGACCGAGCTACGCGTTGGGTGTTCATCCAGATCAAGCAATACAAGACGGCAGCGGCTGCGCACGCGTTTTTGGCGACCCTGAAGAAAGCTGCTTGCTTCAAGATTCGCACGATCCTCACAGATAACGGCAAAGAGTTCTCGGATCGTCTGTTTGGCAAGCACGAGAAGCAACCAAGCGGTGATCACGAGTTTGATTTACTGTGCAAGGAACTCGGTATAGAGCACCGACTCACACGGCCCAGAACGCCACGTACCAACGGAATGGTGGAGCGCTTCAACGGAAGGCTCAGCCAAGTGCTGCGCACGCATCACTTCAACAGTGCAGAGGATCTAGAGAAGACGCTTCATCGCTTTGTGTGGCTGTACAACCAGCAGATTCCACAGAAAGCTCTGCGGCATGAAACGCCCGTTCAGGCCCTCAAGCGATGGCAGGCGTCACATCCAAAATTGTTTGAAAAGAACGTGCGCAATCATCCGGGACCTGACAAGTATGTGATCTATTAA
- a CDS encoding abortive infection system antitoxin AbiGi family protein, protein MALSANTLIHFTKEKNSLMGILEENFRIFNCGELIMLGGVEHGIRVPMVSFCDIPLSEVKDHISKYGNYGIGMTKEWGVRKALNPVLYVAQNSMLSASYAQAFKHYALDSDKDVDEWTDEQKAIGDVLRYMKNYEGPLERKGVRIDRYRFSDEREWRFVPPYSSLRDMLVGESYYQEHKDAVDGSLLNMRLEFDPNDIKYIIINDDSEIGDFVDHLRRVKGRSYSLHDVERLTTRIFTTDQIKSDI, encoded by the coding sequence ATGGCGCTAAGTGCTAATACGTTAATTCACTTCACCAAAGAGAAAAATAGTTTGATGGGAATATTGGAAGAGAATTTTAGAATCTTCAATTGTGGTGAGTTAATAATGCTCGGGGGGGTGGAGCATGGTATTCGGGTTCCTATGGTGAGTTTTTGCGATATTCCATTGTCAGAGGTTAAGGATCACATATCTAAATATGGTAATTATGGTATCGGCATGACAAAGGAATGGGGTGTGCGGAAGGCGTTGAATCCGGTTTTGTATGTTGCGCAAAATTCAATGTTGTCTGCAAGCTATGCTCAGGCGTTTAAACACTATGCGCTAGACTCTGATAAGGATGTCGATGAGTGGACGGACGAACAAAAGGCTATAGGTGATGTACTTCGATATATGAAAAATTATGAAGGACCCTTGGAGAGAAAGGGGGTTAGGATTGATCGCTATAGATTCTCGGATGAGCGAGAGTGGAGGTTCGTTCCACCATACTCCAGCCTGCGTGACATGCTTGTTGGTGAGTCATATTATCAAGAACATAAGGATGCGGTCGATGGTTCACTTTTAAATATGCGTCTGGAATTTGATCCGAATGATATAAAGTACATCATCATTAATGATGACTCGGAAATAGGGGATTTTGTTGATCATCTTCGCCGGGTAAAGGGGCGAAGCTATTCGCTGCATGATGTTGAAAGACTAACAACTCGTATATTTACGACTGATCAAATTAAGTCGGATATCTGA
- the fabI gene encoding enoyl-ACP reductase FabI, which yields MGFLAGKKLLITGVLSNRSIAYGIAKACHEQGAELAFSYVGERFKDRITEFAADFDSKLVFDCDVGDDAQIEKMFADLGAVWGKFDGFVHSIGFAPREAIAGNFLDGLTRENFRIAHDISAYSYPAMAKAALPYLNDKSALLTLSYLGALRSIPNYNTMGLAKASLEASVRYLAEAVGRTADGRSIRANGISAGPIKTLAASGIKDFGKLLGRVADAAPLRRNVTIEDVGNVAAFLLSDLASGVTAEITYVDGGFSQTAGLSADQV from the coding sequence ATGGGTTTCCTCGCTGGCAAGAAGCTGCTCATCACGGGCGTGCTGTCCAACCGCTCCATCGCCTACGGCATCGCCAAGGCCTGCCATGAACAAGGTGCCGAACTGGCATTCAGCTACGTGGGCGAGCGCTTCAAGGACCGCATCACCGAGTTTGCCGCCGACTTCGACTCCAAGCTGGTGTTCGACTGCGACGTGGGCGACGACGCGCAGATCGAAAAGATGTTTGCCGACCTGGGCGCTGTCTGGGGCAAGTTCGACGGCTTTGTGCACTCCATCGGCTTTGCGCCGCGCGAAGCCATCGCAGGCAACTTCCTCGACGGCCTGACCCGCGAGAACTTCCGCATTGCGCATGACATCAGCGCCTACAGCTACCCCGCCATGGCCAAGGCCGCCCTGCCGTACCTGAACGACAAGTCCGCGCTGCTGACCCTGTCGTACCTGGGCGCGCTGCGCTCCATCCCCAACTACAACACCATGGGTCTGGCCAAGGCATCGCTCGAAGCCTCCGTGCGCTACCTGGCCGAAGCCGTGGGCCGCACCGCCGACGGCCGCTCGATCCGCGCCAACGGCATCTCCGCCGGCCCGATCAAGACCCTCGCCGCCTCCGGCATCAAAGACTTCGGCAAGCTCCTCGGCCGCGTAGCCGATGCAGCCCCTCTGCGCCGCAATGTGACGATCGAAGACGTGGGCAATGTCGCCGCGTTCCTGCTGTCGGATCTGGCGAGTGGCGTGACTGCCGAGATCACTTATGTGGATGGCGGGTTCAGCCAGACTGCTGGGTTGTCGGCTGATCAGGTTTGA
- a CDS encoding extracellular solute-binding protein translates to MRLIKSFGLVGLGLLSCVPAWAAHAYAMWGEPALPAGFDHFQYVNVNAPKGGEIRLVSNLRISTFDKYNPFTIRGNAPAYLSSMLFDSLLTGPLDETGVGYGLLAEDVQVAADGLSATFRINAKARFHNGKPVQAQDVKFTYDTLVGPFVSPGYKTLLIDVAGVDVLDDRTVRFRFKSPNRELPLTVGGLPIFSRDWGVEDGKAKPFDQVVMDIPIGSGAYKIGPVNFGKDITYVRDPNYWARDLNVRKGSGNFDRVLVKIYKDNTARLEALKAGEFDLMRFFSAGDWARRVNGKKFDSGELVKGEFQNKLPSGFQSFVLNTRKPLLQDRRVREALGLAFDYEWMNRQLFYGSYTRVKGLFGNTMCETTGKPSPQELALLEPWRKDLPDAVFGEMYTPPTTDRDKSLRDNLRHAQALLKEAGWEVRDGVLRNAQGEPMVLEYLDSSETGIKTFSSWLRNLQKLGVTLKFRAVDFALYQQRLQKFDFDITTIAYQGTTNPGQEFFDMFGSAAADQEDSGNFPGVKNPAVDAMLKAMVSAKTKEQMLPACHALERIIVNEHYLIPQYFSGVHRMVYNAWRLERPQVAPPYVSGEPWVIDNWWARMPPLTKDTAPAPAPVPKKQP, encoded by the coding sequence ATGCGGTTAATCAAGAGCTTCGGATTGGTGGGCTTGGGCCTGTTGTCGTGCGTGCCTGCATGGGCGGCGCATGCCTATGCCATGTGGGGCGAACCGGCGCTCCCGGCAGGGTTCGATCACTTCCAGTATGTGAATGTGAATGCCCCCAAGGGCGGCGAGATCAGGCTGGTGAGCAATCTGCGGATTTCCACCTTCGACAAGTACAACCCCTTCACGATTCGCGGCAATGCGCCTGCGTATCTGAGCAGCATGCTGTTCGATTCGCTGCTCACTGGCCCGCTTGACGAGACGGGCGTGGGCTACGGGCTGCTGGCCGAGGACGTGCAGGTGGCCGCCGATGGACTCTCGGCCACCTTCCGCATCAACGCCAAGGCGCGCTTTCACAACGGCAAGCCGGTGCAGGCGCAGGATGTGAAGTTCACCTACGACACGCTGGTGGGGCCGTTTGTCTCGCCGGGCTACAAGACGCTGCTGATCGATGTGGCGGGGGTGGATGTGCTGGACGACCGCACGGTACGCTTTCGCTTCAAGAGCCCGAACCGCGAGCTGCCGCTGACGGTGGGTGGTCTGCCAATCTTCAGCCGCGATTGGGGCGTGGAGGACGGCAAGGCCAAGCCCTTCGATCAGGTGGTGATGGACATCCCCATCGGCAGCGGTGCCTACAAGATCGGGCCGGTCAACTTCGGCAAGGACATCACCTATGTGCGCGACCCGAACTACTGGGCGCGTGACCTGAATGTGCGCAAGGGCTCGGGCAATTTCGACCGCGTGCTGGTGAAAATCTACAAGGACAACACGGCGCGGCTCGAAGCGCTGAAGGCGGGCGAGTTCGACCTGATGCGCTTTTTCAGCGCTGGCGACTGGGCGCGGCGGGTGAATGGCAAGAAGTTCGATTCGGGCGAACTGGTGAAGGGCGAATTTCAGAACAAGCTGCCCTCGGGTTTTCAGAGCTTTGTGCTCAACACGCGCAAGCCACTTTTACAGGACCGCCGCGTGCGCGAGGCGCTGGGACTGGCCTTCGACTACGAATGGATGAATCGCCAGTTGTTCTACGGCTCCTACACGCGCGTGAAGGGGTTGTTCGGCAACACCATGTGCGAGACGACGGGCAAGCCTTCGCCGCAGGAACTGGCCTTGCTGGAGCCGTGGCGCAAGGATTTGCCCGATGCCGTGTTTGGCGAGATGTACACGCCGCCCACGACCGACCGCGACAAGAGCCTGCGCGACAACCTGCGCCATGCGCAGGCGCTGCTCAAGGAAGCCGGTTGGGAAGTGCGCGATGGCGTGCTGCGCAACGCACAGGGCGAGCCCATGGTGCTGGAATATCTGGACAGCAGCGAAACCGGCATCAAGACCTTTTCGTCGTGGCTGCGCAATCTGCAGAAGCTCGGCGTCACGCTCAAGTTCCGCGCGGTCGATTTCGCGCTCTACCAACAGCGGCTGCAGAAGTTCGATTTCGACATCACGACCATCGCCTATCAGGGCACGACCAATCCGGGGCAGGAGTTCTTCGACATGTTCGGCAGCGCTGCCGCCGATCAGGAGGATTCGGGCAACTTTCCCGGTGTGAAGAACCCGGCTGTGGATGCGATGCTCAAGGCCATGGTGAGCGCCAAGACCAAGGAGCAGATGCTGCCCGCCTGCCACGCGCTGGAACGCATCATCGTGAACGAGCACTATCTGATCCCGCAGTATTTCTCGGGCGTGCACCGCATGGTCTACAACGCTTGGCGGCTGGAGCGCCCGCAGGTTGCGCCGCCCTATGTGAGCGGCGAACCCTGGGTGATAGACAACTGGTGGGCACGCATGCCGCCGCTGACCAAAGACACGGCCCCAGCACCCGCGCCCGTACCTAAGAAGCAGCCCTGA
- a CDS encoding microcin C ABC transporter permease YejB, translating to MFAYILKRFLLMIPTLLGVLLLTFVVIQFVPGGPVEQYMAEAKAGVAGMGGGGGASEGGGLSYRGAQGVDKQRLEQIKKLYGFDKPAHERFFQMLGQFARFDLGRSFFQNKDVWTLVKEKLPVSISLGLWTFFISYLVAVPLGVAKAVRAGSRFDFVTTLIILVGYAIPGFVLGVALLVIFGGQLQWFPLRGLTSPNGDELSMMGKVTDYLWHITLPITAMVAGSFAVTAMLTKNAFLEEIRKQYVLTARAKGLSEKQVLWKHVFRNALIPIITGFPVAFIGAFFAGSLLIETLFSLDGLGLLSYESVIRRDYPVVLGTLYLFTLIGLVTKLISDLCYVWVDPRVKFD from the coding sequence ATGTTTGCCTACATCCTCAAACGCTTTCTGCTCATGATTCCCACGCTGCTGGGCGTGCTGCTGCTGACCTTTGTGGTGATCCAGTTCGTGCCCGGTGGCCCGGTCGAGCAATACATGGCCGAGGCCAAGGCAGGCGTCGCGGGCATGGGCGGCGGCGGTGGTGCGAGCGAAGGAGGAGGGCTTTCGTACCGCGGCGCGCAGGGCGTGGACAAGCAGCGGCTGGAGCAGATCAAAAAGCTCTACGGCTTCGACAAGCCTGCGCACGAACGCTTCTTCCAGATGCTCGGCCAGTTTGCGCGTTTCGATCTGGGGCGCAGCTTTTTTCAGAACAAGGACGTGTGGACGCTGGTGAAGGAAAAACTGCCGGTGTCCATCAGCCTGGGCCTGTGGACTTTTTTCATCAGCTACTTGGTCGCCGTGCCGCTGGGCGTGGCAAAGGCGGTACGCGCGGGTTCGCGCTTTGACTTCGTGACCACGCTGATCATTCTGGTCGGTTACGCGATTCCGGGTTTTGTGCTGGGTGTGGCGCTCTTGGTGATCTTCGGCGGGCAACTGCAATGGTTTCCGCTGCGCGGCCTCACATCGCCCAACGGGGATGAACTCAGCATGATGGGCAAGGTCACCGATTACCTGTGGCACATCACCTTGCCGATCACCGCAATGGTGGCGGGTAGCTTTGCGGTGACGGCCATGCTCACCAAGAACGCGTTTCTCGAAGAAATCCGCAAGCAATACGTGCTCACCGCGCGCGCCAAGGGCCTGAGCGAAAAGCAGGTGCTGTGGAAGCATGTGTTCCGCAACGCGCTGATTCCCATCATCACGGGCTTTCCGGTGGCGTTCATCGGCGCGTTCTTTGCGGGATCGCTGCTGATCGAGACGCTGTTCTCGCTCGACGGACTGGGCCTTCTGAGCTACGAAAGCGTGATCCGCCGCGACTATCCGGTCGTGCTCGGCACGCTGTATCTGTTCACGCTGATCGGTCTGGTCACCAAGCTGATCAGCGACCTTTGCTACGTGTGGGTCGATCCGCGCGTGAAGTTCGATTGA
- a CDS encoding DUF2127 domain-containing protein, whose translation MTSPESNLRKAVKAVALFEALKGLAALLGLLGLLSLLHHDLHRFVIELIGHFGMSPHSHYPELLVNAVDKLIGTPAHTIVLLGCAYIAMRWIEAWGLWHDKLWGEWLGALSSGIYVPLEVRHIMLAPHWQGVAVLTLNLVLIAVLLWRIRDRRQSRTGAQSNFTRGSTHT comes from the coding sequence GTGACATCACCAGAATCCAATCTCCGCAAAGCGGTCAAGGCGGTTGCCCTGTTCGAAGCCCTCAAAGGTCTGGCCGCGCTGCTCGGCCTTCTGGGACTGCTCAGCCTGCTGCACCACGATCTGCACCGCTTCGTGATCGAACTGATCGGCCACTTCGGCATGTCGCCCCATTCGCATTACCCGGAATTGCTCGTCAACGCGGTGGACAAGCTCATCGGCACGCCCGCGCACACCATCGTGCTGCTGGGTTGCGCGTACATCGCCATGCGCTGGATAGAAGCCTGGGGCCTGTGGCACGACAAGCTCTGGGGCGAGTGGCTGGGCGCGCTTTCGAGCGGCATCTATGTTCCGCTCGAAGTGCGGCACATCATGCTGGCACCGCATTGGCAAGGCGTGGCGGTGCTGACGCTCAACCTGGTGTTGATCGCCGTGCTGCTGTGGAGAATCAGAGATCGCAGACAAAGCCGGACCGGCGCTCAATCGAACTTCACGCGCGGATCGACCCACACGTAG
- a CDS encoding ABC transporter permease: MNAMTERASSPTNLPQSPASRAWRRFRKNRLGYWSLVLFSLLVVLSLVAELISNDKPLLVKYEGQYYVPMLHSYPETTFGGDFQTPTDYLDPFIQEKLSSNGNWALYTINRYGPETLNYFAKSPNPSGPTMANWFGTDDRGRDLLAQLIYGFRVSVLFALALTAVGVVLGVLAGAIQGFFGGKVDLAFQRFIEIWGSMPELYLLIIFSAVFAPSISLLLVLLSLFGWMGLSDYVRAEFLRNRQLDYVKSARALGVSNWQIIWRHILPNSMTPVVTFLPFRMGAAILALTSLDFLGLGVPPGTPSLGELLSQGKNNIDAWWISLSTFAVLVITLLLLTFMGDALRDAMDPRKMDK; this comes from the coding sequence ATGAATGCAATGACCGAGCGAGCTTCCTCTCCCACCAACCTTCCTCAGTCTCCCGCGAGTCGGGCGTGGCGTCGTTTCCGCAAGAACCGTCTGGGCTACTGGAGCCTCGTGCTTTTCAGCCTGCTGGTGGTGCTGAGTCTCGTGGCCGAACTGATCTCCAACGACAAGCCGCTGCTGGTCAAGTACGAGGGCCAGTATTACGTGCCCATGCTGCACAGCTACCCCGAGACCACGTTCGGCGGGGACTTTCAGACTCCCACCGATTACCTCGATCCATTCATTCAGGAAAAGCTCTCCAGCAACGGCAACTGGGCGCTCTACACCATCAACCGTTATGGGCCGGAGACGCTGAACTACTTTGCCAAGTCGCCCAATCCTTCGGGGCCGACGATGGCCAACTGGTTCGGCACGGACGACCGGGGTCGCGATTTGCTCGCGCAACTGATCTACGGCTTTCGCGTGAGCGTGCTGTTCGCGCTGGCGCTCACCGCAGTCGGCGTGGTGCTGGGCGTGCTGGCAGGGGCGATTCAAGGGTTTTTTGGCGGCAAGGTCGATCTGGCGTTTCAGCGCTTCATCGAAATCTGGGGATCCATGCCGGAGCTGTATCTGCTGATCATCTTCTCGGCCGTGTTCGCACCCAGCATCAGCCTGCTGCTGGTGCTGCTGTCGCTGTTCGGCTGGATGGGGCTGTCGGACTATGTGCGTGCGGAGTTCCTGCGCAATCGCCAGCTCGACTATGTGAAGTCCGCGCGCGCTCTGGGCGTGAGCAACTGGCAGATCATCTGGCGGCACATCCTGCCCAACAGCATGACGCCGGTGGTGACCTTTCTGCCTTTCCGCATGGGCGCGGCGATTCTGGCGCTGACGTCGCTGGACTTTCTTGGCCTGGGTGTGCCGCCCGGAACGCCGAGCTTGGGCGAGCTGCTTTCGCAGGGCAAGAACAATATCGATGCGTGGTGGATTTCGCTGTCCACGTTCGCGGTGCTCGTGATCACCTTGCTGCTGCTGACCTTCATGGGTGACGCGCTGCGTGACGCGATGGACCCGCGCAAGATGGACAAGTGA